The Paenibacillus mucilaginosus 3016 genome includes the window GCAGCTCCAGGGTATGGACCGCCTCCTGGGCCTGCTTCAACTCGCCGGTGAAAAGCGCATACCGGCCGCGCCCGCTGTTCTTCGCATCGTACATGGCCATGTCGGCATACTGCAGCAGCTGCTCAGGGTTCGTCCCGAAGGCCGGGGAGAGACAGACCCCGATGCTCGCGGATACCCTCAGGCTTTCCCCCTCGTGCCGGAACGGCTCCCGGAATCCGCTCAGGATCTCCTCGCAGAGCCTTACGGCCTCCTCTTCAGTGCCCCGCAGCAGCAGGGCAAATTCATCCCCGCCGAGACGGCAGATCACCTCGGCCCGCCCGGCCTTCTGGCTCAGCAGTCCGGCGACATGCCGCAGCAGCAGGTCGCCGACATGGTGTCCCTTTGTATCATTGACGAGCTTGAACCGGTCCAGATCCATGAGCAGCAGAGCAACCGACGCCTCCTCGCCTCCGGCTGTCCGTTCGAGCATCTCCGGCAGCGTCTCCTGAAGACGCCGGCGGTTGCCGAGGCCCGTAAGCGGATCATGATATGCCATGAAGGTGATCCGTTCCTCGGCTCGGATGCTTTCGGTCATGTCACGGATCAGCAGGTATTCGTACGGCTCCCCGCCGGTGACAATGCGCTCCCGTTCGACTTTGACGATACGCGCCGAACCTGCGGGCTCCGAAGGAACGGTAACCTGGAGTTCACCGCCGTCTCCGATGCTCCGCAGGCTCCCCTTGTAAGCGGCGAGCAGCTCGGAATACTCCGCCTTGAGCAGGAACGCTCTTGGTCGTCCGAACAGCGCCTGGGCCGCCGGGTTGGCGTCGATCACCCGATCCTGCCTGTCGGTCAGAAGGATCGCAAGGGGAGAACGCTCATACAGAATGCGATATCTCCGCTCGATCGACGGAAGGAATTCATATCGCGTCATCGCATAGCGGATCATGAAGGCGAACAGAACGAGCCCGAACAGGCTGGGCTCCGGATAGCTGAAGGCCGAAGTGAAGTAGAGCTTATGATTGAAATATGCCAGACCGATGCAGAGCAGGCCGCCGACCAGAAATGCCATCCGGACCACACGGACTTGTCTGCGCTTGATCAGCATCGCTTCCGAACCGCCCACAAACTTGATCCCCTTATAGAGGAACCATGTACAGGCAATTACGGTATACAGGGCAGTCGAAATAATCACCACGAACAGCAGCGCGCTCGGCTGGGCGTCCCGCCACATTCCCCTCTCTATGAATTGGATAGAGACATAAGGGGACGGGATCATCAGAACGAGCGAACCGAGCAACGGCCAATAACAGAGCAGCGCTGCACGGGTCCGTGACCAATGATCGAAGCAGCCGCTGACCCGCACCGTCAGATGAAGCGCGAAGGACATAATGAAGAAAGCCGGAATCAGCTTAGTCCAGAGCACCATCACCTCCGCATGCTCCTCAGGAAAGACACTCGTCAGGAAGCCGGAAGCAAAGATCAGCATGATCGAGAAGAATAAATAAGACGACAGCCTGTTGAGCAGCGTATGAGCGCGAAGCCGGATCTCCACCGCTATGTAGAAGAAATACCCGATCGGGATCAGATAGCACAGCAGAGACAGAAGAAAGAACACCGCTGACAATGGAACACACCTCCCTGCACCTCAACGTACAAAATCCCGAACGACCCTGCAGCGCTTTGTACCAGGTACAGTAAGCGCTGCGGTGGGTCCGTACGGGCAAGTAGAACATAATGCCGTTTTTTATCGGATCATGATAACAATCCCCATGCTGCTCGTCTTACATCCGGAATGCCCGGACAACATCCTGCAGCTCGTCGGCCATCTTGGACAGCGTCTGTGCGGCTGCACCGACCTCCTGCATCGAAGCCAGCTGCTCTTCCACAGCCGCGGCAATGCTCTGCGTGCTGTCCATCGCCGTATTGGAAATCTCGGAGATCTGCTCCACCGCATCGACCATCGTCCGTGTATCCGAGCGGATGACGGAGGCGGAGCCGGATACGGCCTGCACACGGCGGAACGTATCCTCAACGGCTGTAATGATGTCGCCGAAGGCTGCCGACACGTTCTCAGCGAGAGCCGTGCCTTCATTCACCGCCTGATTGCCTTCCTTCATCGATTGAACGGCACGGTTGATCTCGCTTTGAACCTCGCTGATGAGGCCACGGATATGGTCTGCCGCCTGGGCCGACTGCTCGGCCAGCTTACGGACCTCGGAGGCGACTACGGCGAACCCGCGTCCTTGCTCTCCCGCACGAGACGCTTCGATCGACGCATTCAGCGCGAGCAGATTGGTCTGGCTGGAGATCGTGGTGATCAGGGAGATCATCTGTCCGATTTCCTGGGACTTCGTGCTCAGCACGCCTACGATCTCGGTAGACTGATGCACATTCGCTTGAATCCGCTTCATATGCTCGGTAACTTCCTCGACGGATCGGCTGCCGTTCTTCGCTTTCTCCGCCGT containing:
- a CDS encoding putative bifunctional diguanylate cyclase/phosphodiesterase; this translates as MFFLLSLLCYLIPIGYFFYIAVEIRLRAHTLLNRLSSYLFFSIMLIFASGFLTSVFPEEHAEVMVLWTKLIPAFFIMSFALHLTVRVSGCFDHWSRTRAALLCYWPLLGSLVLMIPSPYVSIQFIERGMWRDAQPSALLFVVIISTALYTVIACTWFLYKGIKFVGGSEAMLIKRRQVRVVRMAFLVGGLLCIGLAYFNHKLYFTSAFSYPEPSLFGLVLFAFMIRYAMTRYEFLPSIERRYRILYERSPLAILLTDRQDRVIDANPAAQALFGRPRAFLLKAEYSELLAAYKGSLRSIGDGGELQVTVPSEPAGSARIVKVERERIVTGGEPYEYLLIRDMTESIRAEERITFMAYHDPLTGLGNRRRLQETLPEMLERTAGGEEASVALLLMDLDRFKLVNDTKGHHVGDLLLRHVAGLLSQKAGRAEVICRLGGDEFALLLRGTEEEAVRLCEEILSGFREPFRHEGESLRVSASIGVCLSPAFGTNPEQLLQYADMAMYDAKNSGRGRYALFTGELKQAQEAVHTLELQMAEALKEERFVLYYQPQVDLKTGEVCGVEALIRWVDKDGTVRPPGEFIRLAEENGAIVPLGRWVLERACRTGRAWMELSDGITRPEPGGGRSEWSISINVSNRELAGRGYLDHVDAILEETGFPPKHLQLEMTESVTFTEEEHQLHLFTEIAGRGIRLAMDDFGTGYSTFSVIQSLPFHIFKLDKSMIDDLVSAPHTRHIVKAMIVMAHSLNQRVVAEGVETAEQVEVLRELGCDAVQGYYYSRPLPEEELLAWLKARRESRV